The genomic stretch TATAATGTTGAGCAACTTGTGTTGAAAAAAGTGGCTTCAAAACCCGAATCTACATATATTGAAATGCAGAAAACATTCTAGTTGTTGAACAGTCTAACTGTCGTTATCATATATAAGTACACATGCAAAAACAGGAACGTTATATTTAAAGTGATGTCAACAGAAAATAATCTggaaattattgttatcattgttTTATTTCCGACAGGTAATTATATAGTCAATTATTTGTGCGTCATTTTTCCAGGTGCGTTCATTCCCGGACAGAACTATTTGTTCAGCAAAACTCCATTGAACTGGACAGACGTTTTAGCGGTTTGGGAGGCGGAGAATACAAGCTTCACTTACGGTGGACCGGGAAATGACGCGACTCGGGTTGGAAATTATACACAGGTGGGTGCCCACTGCGCATGCGCATGTATAGGAAGTTACTAAAAGTGGTGCTGTGCTGTACTGTCATTACCGATTATTATGCCAATGCTATATTTAGGTTATTATTTTCTACTTCAACTATTCATAGTACTTCCGAATCGCCGTGCATTTACCTTAATGCTGCACACAACACCCacttttttgtcacaaaaaatgTGAGGATAACGATTAAGGTGAAATAACCATTTGTAGTTGTTTTGTCACTTCTTATTTGTATACCGGTAgatgaaatcattaaaaaaatatcttacaCTCCTTTGTGAAAAAATACATGTGTTCGAACTGGCTATTACACCGTTTAATATAGTTTGTTGGTTAAATGGTCGAGTGTTTTGTTAACCAAAGCAATACTCGATaacatgttaaacattattttataaccGTTAGTTCTCAAAGATAGTTAgtaaatcatattattttatatgttattaacGTAAGGATGGCACGGAAGCTTAATAGCACCCTGTCATATTTTCGGATGTTGATATTATTGCTGCTGATTTGATAGCTTTATCTGCTGAAGACACACGCgggtttaaaaaaaagttaatgattATTGCAAGTTGTTGATAGTAGAAGTAATGCATTAAGGAAGTTATTTTCTGAGAAAATTATGGgcatttatattttgattgtATCGGATTGGATGTTGATGTCGTCGATACGGATTTGTTTGCTTCGTCTGATAATGGCACGCGGACCCAACAAACAATAGTGAGTATTGCAAGTTGTGGGTGCTACAAAATGCAATAGGGAAATTATTTTTGAAGGAAGTTATGGGCATTTATATTTGATTGTATTTAATTAACATGTTGTTGATGAGAAAACATACGATGGCAATGTCGGTAAAGCTCTCGAGCAAGCAAATCACACGTGATCAAGCGAGAAAAGTTCGTAACTATAGGAAAATGTTGATCTGCTCCATTTATTTACAGCAAAAGTTGTTTCAAATATCCTTTTTGTTTAGTAATCAGCTTAAAGTTTAGATACATTGAAAAGAGCAATCGATCGTAAGTTAGGTCAAATGTGTAACATACAGTAATTAATTTTCAGATGATTTGGTCAGAGACGGCGTCTGTTGGTTGCGGCGCGGCGGACTGTGGTGGGCGTTACCTCTATATCTGTCTTTATGCCCCCATGTAAGACTACTAGTTTTATAACATCTGCAGAAATACTGAATATTATGTACATTTCATGATCGATAGCTGCAGTATCTAGAAATTGATTCAGTCAGTAAACTACATGATTCAGTCAGTAAACTACATGATTCAGTCAGTAAACTACATGATTTAGTCAGTAAACTACATGATTTAGTCAGTAAACTACACGATTTAATCAGTAAACTTCATTATTTTCATTTGCCtaactataaataatataaaGGTATGCATGTGTTACTTATTTTTAAGAAGTATTATTTATGGCAGTAAACCAGCAACATGTGcgatttcatttataataagaatATAAGTCTGTTGCGCTATTCTGCGTGATACACGTGGGCGGCATATACGAAAACTGCCATGTTGTTATTTAAGTAATCTATTACTAGCTGCTGTACAACTTAAAAAGCATCTCGTGATACTGTTGTATGTATGCCATTCCATACTGGTACAGATTGGATCCCTCTAAACTCGACCAACCGTATAAGCCTACTTCTTCTGCGGGTTGCGATGACTGTCAACGTAACTGTACTGCAACCACAAAGCTATGCGGTAAGCGATGACTGTCAACGTAACTGTACTGCAGCCACAAAGCTATGCGGTAAGTGATGACTGTCGACGTAACTGTACTGCAACCAAAAAGCTATGCGGTAAGTGATGACTGTCAACATAACTGTACTGCAACCACAAAGCTATGCGGTAAGCGATGACTGTCAACGTAACTGTACTGCAACCACAAAGCTACTAGTATGCTGTAAGCGATGACTGTCAACGTAACTGTACTGCAACCACAAAGCTATGCGGTAAGTGATGACTGTCAACGTAACTGTACTGCAACCACAAAGCTATGCGGTAAGTGATGATTGTCAACGTAACTGTACTGCAACCACAAAGCTATGCGGTAAGCAATGACTGTCAACGTAACTGTACTGCAACCACAAAGCTCTGCGGTAAGTGATGGCTGTCAACGTAACTGTACTGCAACCACAAAGCTATGCGGTAAGTGATGACTGTCAACGTAACTGTACTGCAACCACAAAGCTCTGCGGTAAGTGATGACTGTCAACGTAACTGTACTGCAACCACAAAGCTCTGCGGTAAGTGGTGACTGTCAACGTTACTGTACTGCAACCACAAAGCTCTGCGGTAAGTGATGACTGTCAACGTTACTGTACTGCAACCACAAAGCTCTGCGGTAAGTGATGACTGTCACCGTTACTGTTCTGCAAGCATAAAGCTCTGCGGTAAGAAACTCAACACATGTTCTTTCTAACTGTACTGCAACCACAAAGCTCGGCGGTAAGAAACTCAACACACGTTCTATCCAAATGCACTGCATCCACAAAGCTCTGCGGTAAGAAACTCAACAAATGTTCTATCTAAATGCACTGCAACCACATAGCTGTGTAGTAAGAAACTCAACAAATGTTTTCTTTCTAAATGTACTTCAACCACATAGCGTTGCGGTTAACAACTCAACAAATGTTCTATCTATATGTTCTGCAAGCACACAGCTGTGCGGTAAGAAACTctataaatattacatatatacaaatgtatagtgTATTCTTTCTGAACgtataacaaattatttataacatCCATTAGCTGAATTATGTCAGTATTTAAAACATTGGACACAATTGGGATATAGGGATGAAAATGCAAAACGCGTTGTTTTATAACAGTTTATGTATACTTGTATGGTTTTAACATTTGTAAGCTGAATTGtaccattatttttaaaatattatatgtataataaatatataaatgtatatatctatatacttatataataatatgaacatCAATATTGCGCGTTCCTGACTATGATTAGTTACATGTACGCTACTAGGAAaaatacatatgggccgtgctctatgaaaagaggatttaatgcatgtgcgtaaagtgtcgtcccagattagcctgtgtagttcgcacaggctaatcatggacgacaatgTATATGCGAAATCATGATTTTTGCTCCgatgagactttcttgaaacgaaaaaatatcataaaagagtcaagtgtcgtcccagattagcttgtgcggacttcacaggctaatctgggacgacactttacgcacctttattaaaccccattttcacagaacacggctcatatggTTCGATGTTTATATGCTCCAGATTTCAAGGGACTTCTATGTCTGGGCGGCTCTAAAGTCAACATGACCACCGGCTCATCGTGCGACTGTCTTGCCAATGATCACTACAACGGAACAATATGTGAATGTAAGTCTAAGTTTGCATTGAAGTTTTCAATgcctgtattcaccaaacaattcatAGGCTTAAGTAACAACAAATACAtgttgatacaaataaataaatgaataagtaaataaataaataaataaataaataaataaataaataaataaataaataaataaataaataaataaataaataaataaataaataaataaataaatacataagtaaataaataataaataagtaaataaataaataaataagaaaataaaaaaaataaaaaaaataaaaaagtaaataaataaatgaataaataaataaataagtaagtgAATAAATAGGCTAACACTAGTGACAATGTCTTTAACAGAATGTTCTTCATGAAAATGATGTATATAGAAAAATTTAATGCAAAATTTGCTTTCAAAATTAGGAAATTCCTGAAATCACAAATGGACTAGAACCGTGTTGGTTCCAATGTAGAAAACCGGGCCCTTGTTACTAAGTTTATAGTTCACGTGAGTTAATGTCTCTGACCGAATAAGTGAAGTGACTGCATTAAGAAGGCTTGCTACTTGAGATACAACCCGTGACGGGTATCATCTTTAGTCGTTAAATACCAATTTTATGCACATTAATTcgtgtaaaatataacaaaaactgaCACATaacaattgaacaaaacaaatgtCCGTGCCTATACAAATATGTATGACAATGCACCCACATGCTTTTCatctcacatttgaacagaagaAACATCACATTACTGGATGACGAAACTCACCAAAAAGTCCCAAACGATAAGAGACATTACAATTTTGAAAGGTCAAACTATTTGAACACACATACGCTGCATAATACTATGAGGAGTTCGTTTTTTTCGTGAGAGAAAACTGCTTAAAACGACTGTCTTTTTAgtccccttccggtgaaaccggacagggactaatggtttgcgctctgtgtttctgtcagtctgtcacacttttctggatcctgcgagaactttaaaaattcttcatattttttatgaaacttgaaacatggacagatggcaatatggagattatgcacgccagttcattttgttcatacgtcaagaattttggttgctattgcaacaaatagactagaactattgctgaaaatggtggctcctgcgataactttaaaagttcttcatttttttgccatgaaacttcaaacatagacagatgacaatatggagattatgtacgtcattttattttgtaggtaggaaggggacttttattgtttggcaatagtcttgtataTTTATGGAGTTTTTGTGCACATCCTATATGCACGGTTATCTTATATTTACGCAAGTTTGCCATGTTTAATCCACGAAGAGCGTACTTTGTTATCATATCTTCATCTTCGCTGTCAGATCCTAAATCGTAATTGTGAAGcgctgttttttttaacaaagttatTTTTCTCGTAACCAATACTATGGTTACGGATATTTTTTTTGAGGTTTGCACCGCttctatattttattttcttattttagtgAAATGCGTTGGCACAAACGACACCGATCCTGAATGTTTTAAGACGCTTCGAGGCACGTGCAGCACGAATTTAACTACGATGTTCCGGTGTCCTTGGATGTGTAATGTCTGTCCATGTAAGACAATAATGGTATTTTTTTTCTGATTGTGGAATTATTCACTCGGcgttgtttttatttcttattgttttgttttaagagcaAGCGCATATAatttataatcaaagcgctgtaggcactgaaggcATGGGGTTACATTTAGTGTGtttgggaagaagtattgtccgaatttataaggattgaccctagcggttgagtgcagaagctcagtgactgtaagaaaagacactATTTGTGTATACTAgtatactacagtgtacaaagACGGCGGAAAACTACACGATACTgatggtgggaacgataaccttttgttcaactgtAAAGATCAAGTAGAGGTTCGTCTATATAGGCGTtgaatatatacaacaacaaaaacaacaacaacatagccgcaaaaaaacttttattgttggcgtcaaataaataacttccaatagcctaaaatagcgttttattacattattaacagatcaggaaaacactcatacttcctttgtaatgtgtttacaaaagaaaatccacttaccggtactctgataaagaacggtgtacagatagTGTAATTTGTCtaacgtagaacttttcgcgctcgatttgcgcgctcgatccgcggagtgaaataccatatccagttacttcgtctattttcgagaatgatcgtgaatatttgattgtttttttcattttcttttttctggaatgtcttgttaacgcaaaataaaataacgatattttaaaatgtgtttataaataccaaatatataatgtcttcaaaaatgtctcagaaaaaaattattcttactgtcttcgtaaacactcgtatcttttcggcctagaccgtcaagtgaggaacttattctcgcatgaatatgcaaacaataataactgtgtcgtagccaatgcttagcaacactgctatgttatatagtgatgttctgtatttacatggCGGGTTATTAAGACCTGCGAAGAACtaattttattgcgcatgaattaagtggtaaatcggacttttgggaatttggtttttggcagccagccagtACGGATAGGCTCAGAATTTTTATcactacgccccaggccaaaacaATATTACACAACATTTTATTCAATCATATTGAGAAAATCTCAAAATATACAATGCGTCGCATTTTAGTACAAATGAATGTCAATTAAGCAACTTGGACACACATATGGACAGTTATGTTTAATCCttgttttacaacataataatttattcattattatccgtctaaatttttcattttaagtgcgctagcaaaaaaataataataatttggatGATAAACATAAGTTACTATGCAATCAAaagtacacataattatattgccAAAGCATTAAACTCTTTCACGTTGACATTCGAAAATGATATTCCCCGCCCCCATTTTGTTCAGTTGAACTAAAAATATAAAACGTGTTAACCGTAAAGGATCTTTACAAAGATTTCTGTGTAACCAAATACATATTCTTCCGTATAGTTCACACTCGTACGACGGAAATTAAATTACGTTCTGTCCTGTTCGTCTGTTCTGTTTATTATTACCAAGAGAAGACCATGATGTTGATTTACTAGACTATTAATTCACTCGGCAAGCTTAATATGACCTCGTTGTTTTGTTTGCACGCCGCATTATTACAAATAGTTGTTCTTCGGCAAATCGGCCAATAAACACTGACACAATCAAAGAAATAAAACTAATATAAAACCCCGTTTTACAGTGTATTTTATGTGTTTGCTTAAAGATGCAGCTTCTAGCTGGGGCACCGCATCCAACTCCAGAATGCCATGGGAGAAGGATCTTCCCGCTTGCACCACCACCACCGCGGCTACCAGCCGTCTGCCTAACGTCGTAAGCTCCTCCACATCCGACCAGGGGCCGGGCCAGGATAACAGCGGGGGAGCGGCTGCAGCGATCAGCCTGTGCGCCTTGGTGGCATGGGCAGCAATGGCAGTTCTCCTGACTGACATGTTCTAGAGGCATTTGGAACAAGACTTACAGATAAAGTCTCTTCTTCGAACAATAAACACGTTATTTCGACACATTGTCCAATGCCAGTATATTTTTGTGGCTAGACATTTGCTTCATTTTCCATGAGTCTACCTGATAATTAAGGTGTAAAACAAGATACAAAAACACACCGTTTTCGTTTTGGAAGTGTTGAACACTGAAttgcatattttaatttgaaatgaaagccgaataaattttcataattatatattcctTGCAATAACTTTAGCGTTTAATTTTTGATGCAATAAATCATACTAGTGTGTGTATGCTGTCTGTTTTTCTTTCGATGTGAGATGAATTAATGTAAAGGTTGATGTTatataacattttgtttccaAAGTTCCTTACTGACAACTTGCCTGAATGCTGTCCctttgatttttaaattgtatgaagCAACTTTAAATCCTCTGAAATCGTACATGTTTTATACGAGTTAGGCATGTTTATTGAACAATACATCCAGAAGTCCAAAAGCCCAAGCGGAAAAAGTAAACGTGCAGTGTTTGCAAAGTAAATAGTCATGATTTTATAAAGATAATGATATGTTTAATTGTAACAATACGTACATATACCGATATATATTCGTTTACTTGTTTAATAACTAT from Dreissena polymorpha isolate Duluth1 chromosome 10, UMN_Dpol_1.0, whole genome shotgun sequence encodes the following:
- the LOC127848148 gene encoding cysteine-rich venom protein Mr30-like — encoded protein: MERVAVLILTLINIEVFVQSQTPPNLTCYSPRPFNPSCTDKYAAFPGHLNCEDQSLLVGSKMTLTDKELTSIADEHNRIRSNVVPKAANMLDMHDNQGLETAALRWARRCTADSTWYQRSTPGAFIPGQNYLFSKTPLNWTDVLAVWEAENTSFTYGGPGNDATRVGNYTQMIWSETASVGCGAADCGGRYLYICLYAPILDPSKLDQPYKPTSSAGCDDCQRNCTATTKLCDFKGLLCLGGSKVNMTTGSSCDCLANDHYNGTICELKCVGTNDTDPECFKTLRGTCSTNLTTMFRCPWMCNVCPYAASSWGTASNSRMPWEKDLPACTTTTAATSRLPNVVSSSTSDQGPGQDNSGGAAAAISLCALVAWAAMAVLLTDMF